Within Cytophagia bacterium CHB2, the genomic segment CTGTATCTGCTCGCGCTGGCCACCTCGGCATTTGCCATGGTCAAGGTGAAGGCGCATTGGCAAAACGCCCGCTACTCGATTGCCGCAATGTTTTTGATGATCGCCGTAATCAGCGGGTTCATTGCTTTTCAAGCCGACCGGCCTTTTGTCTATGCCGATTCACGTTATCTGGACACACCCAATCAACCCATGGGCATTGGCCAGGGAATTTTTCCGGGACGGGTGGTGTGGGCGTGGAATCCGGATGCCACCAACGAGAACTGCAAAAACGACAACTGGGGAGAAGCCTACCACGAGCCGAAGAATTCGAATATGAATGTCATCCAGGCAATGGTTGACGAATCTATACTGAGTTTGATCGGTCAGCCTTCAGTCGGCGAAGCGTGGAATGCATTGTTCATTCATTTTAATGAGAAAAAGAACAGAGGCGCCGTGGGTTATCAACCCGGCCAAAAAATCTTCATCAAGACCAATGCGGTGAGCACGCCGGTGGATGGCTCGCACAATTACAGCGGCCTGAACAACTATACCATGGCCAAGACTTCTCCGCAACCGGTGCTGGCTCTTCTGCGGCAATTGGTCCATTCCGCCGGCGTTGCGCAGGAAGACATTTCGGTGGGCGATCCGATTCAGAGTGTGCCCAACGATTACTGGGAGATTTGGCACACCGAGTTTCCCAATGTGAATTACATTTCGATCGTGGGAGGAAACGGACGAACCAAATCGCTGCCAGGAAGCGCGCCCATTTTGTTTTATTCGGATCGCGGCGCGGTGTTGCGGTCAGGCGATTGGAACGATGCCGCCAAGGGCGTTCCGATTTACGACGACAAGTTGTACAGTGTCATCGAGCAGGCTGATTACATGATCAACGTGGCCGCCCTGAAGGTTCATGAACGGGCCGGCGTGACATTTGTGGCCAAATGCCATTTTGGATCGCACACCCGCACCAACGCTTTGCATGTGCACAACGGCTTGGTCAATCCTGACGGCTGGCCGACATCCGATCCCAAGCGTGATGGCTACGGGCTTTATCGCGTATTGGTCGATTTAATGGGGCACGAGAAGTTAGGCGGCAACACCATTCTCAATGTCGTGGATGGTCTGTGGGGCGGACCGGGCGCGAATCTTCGTCCGGTCAAATTCAAGATGGCGCCTTTCAATAATGACTGGCCCTCTTCCATTTTTATGTCGCAGGATCAGGTGGCGTTGGAATCTGTCTGTTTTGATTTTCTCAAAGCCGAGTTCACCAGCGACAAACATGCCGAAACCTATCCGCAAATGGCGGGCGTTGACGATCATCTGCATCAAGCTGCGGACTCGACCAACTGGCCCGCCGGCGTTCGATACGATCCCGAAAAAGACGGGACCGTGCTCGCCAGCCTGGGCGCGCACGAGCACTGGAACAACGTTACTGATAAAAAATACTCCCGCGACCGTGGCGCTGGCCAAGGAATTGAGTTAGTGAAACTGCACGAAGTAACCTCGGTTAATCAGCCTGCTGCCGTGCAGCACCCACACGGTATTCGCCTGGAAGCCAACTATCCCAATCCATTCAATGCCGGCACGCGCATTGTTTATGAGTTGCCATCTCGCACCCACGTACGCCTCGAAGTTTTCAACACGCGCGGACAACGTGTGGCCGTTTTGGTGGATGAACTGAACACCGCCGGCATTTATTCCATCGATTTTGATCCTGCCGGCCTGACCAGCGGATTCTACCTCTACCGGCTTTCAACCCCGCAAGCCACGCTCAGCCGAAAATTGGTTTTGGTGAGATAGGGCTGGTTGCTTGTAACTGGTTGTTGGTTGCTTTTTTTCTTACCCCTACTCTTACTCGCTTTTAGAAATTTCGCAAGAATTTAGCTAAATGAACCCAGAACAAAAAAACGCCCACAGAAATTAAGCTTTTTGAGTGCAATTCAGTGGGATTTCCATTTCAGTGCGCGAAAACTTCAAACGGCTAAATTCTTACGAAATTTCAACAACGAGTTAGAGTAGGAGTGATCAGTTCAATCGGCTAAGAATGAGCAGTTCAAAGAAAGGAAAGGCAGACATGAATTTCCGCAACTCGTTTTACTATCTCGGCATTTTTTGAAATTCATCCGGCCCGGCGCGAAGCGCATCATCTGCTCTTCCAATCACGATGATCTTCTGGCAACGGCATTTCTCAAACCCGACGGGAGAATTGCCGTGGTGGTCATGAATCAAACCGAAAAGGATATTGAATTCCACACGTGGATTGAAAACCGTGCGGTGAAAACGAGCAGTTCAGCGCATTCAATCGTCACGTTGGTTTTCTGAAAGAAGAATGAATCATGTCAAACACTCTGAGGGCTTT encodes:
- a CDS encoding DUF362 domain-containing protein, whose protein sequence is MIMKTNPKLCEPTNDQSSNRLIFEKLFFHLIGLGALIWFLVRVIPKPSRAAYPCMRAAFPVASAFVLYLLALATSAFAMVKVKAHWQNARYSIAAMFLMIAVISGFIAFQADRPFVYADSRYLDTPNQPMGIGQGIFPGRVVWAWNPDATNENCKNDNWGEAYHEPKNSNMNVIQAMVDESILSLIGQPSVGEAWNALFIHFNEKKNRGAVGYQPGQKIFIKTNAVSTPVDGSHNYSGLNNYTMAKTSPQPVLALLRQLVHSAGVAQEDISVGDPIQSVPNDYWEIWHTEFPNVNYISIVGGNGRTKSLPGSAPILFYSDRGAVLRSGDWNDAAKGVPIYDDKLYSVIEQADYMINVAALKVHERAGVTFVAKCHFGSHTRTNALHVHNGLVNPDGWPTSDPKRDGYGLYRVLVDLMGHEKLGGNTILNVVDGLWGGPGANLRPVKFKMAPFNNDWPSSIFMSQDQVALESVCFDFLKAEFTSDKHAETYPQMAGVDDHLHQAADSTNWPAGVRYDPEKDGTVLASLGAHEHWNNVTDKKYSRDRGAGQGIELVKLHEVTSVNQPAAVQHPHGIRLEANYPNPFNAGTRIVYELPSRTHVRLEVFNTRGQRVAVLVDELNTAGIYSIDFDPAGLTSGFYLYRLSTPQATLSRKLVLVR